GCGAAGTTCTCGATGCGCGAGGTGATGACCTCGGCGGCGTCGAAGGCCGAGCCGTTGGGGACATGGGCGTACGTCCACACGATTTCGTTATCGGATCCGGCGGGGAGCCTGGTGCGGTCGAGCCGCGTCGGCTGAGACAGTAGCACGTAGGGCTTCGCCGATAGGTGACCGCGGCGTGCGGCCTTTTCGGCTCGGGAGACCTCCCGCTCCGGTCCGCCCAGGTGGACGGTGCCGGCCTCGCGCAGACGCGTATCGCTCCACGGGATGGGACCGGACAACACGAAATCCACTTTCGACGCCCCGTTGCCGTACCGATAACGCCCGAGAGCGGCACGGTAGCGGTTGGAGATGGTGGATGCCGCGATGTCGGCGAACCCTCTCGGGCCCGTGTCGAAGAATGCCGCGTCGCCCGGCTGCCACACGTCTCGGATGTCGGTGACCCGGTGCCCCACCACGACGCGGCCACCGTGCGCCACGAGGTCGTCGACGAGGGCGCTCGCGATCGCGTGTGCGCCACCGACGGGTATGGGCCAGCCGGTGGCGTGGGCTTCGGCGGCGAGGACCGCACCGACGAAGCGTGCAGCCAGTGACCCGAAGGGCGCCGCACCGTGCGCCACCGCGCCCGCGGCCAAGGCACGTGCTTCTCCGCGGAGCGTCGAGAACCCCACGGTGGCCGTTGCGAGGGAGAGAGCCGCGAAAGCGGTCGCGAGGCTGGGGGTGATCTCGAGGCCGCTCAATGCGCGTACCCCGTCGATGTGGCGAACGAGAGGCCGCATGGCCATCCGCCAACCTTCCCCGGTCCGGCCGAGCTCGTCCGCGGTGCGGTCGAGGTCGCGATAGGCGACGGCGGAACGGCCGACGAGCGCGTGCGCGAACGAGATGTCCGGCAGGTGGAACTCGATCCGGCGGTGAAGTTCGAAAGAGCGGAAGAAGGTCGAGGCGAGAGCCATCGGGTGGACGGCGGAGGCGACGTCGAACGTGCCCTCTGCGCCGTCGAAGGCATCGGTACGGAGACCGCCTCCGGCCTTGTCCGCGCTTTCGAAGACGGTCACATCGTGGCCGGCACGGGCCATGATGACCGCAGCGGCGAGGCCATTCGGTCCGCTGCCGACGACGCTGACCCTCATGCGTTCGTGCCGTCCAGCTGAGGCGACCAGGCGCCGGGTGGAGCGGTCGGTCGGAGACGCCGGAAGATCCAGACGACGACGGGCGAGAAGAACACCGCGTAGACGAGCGAATAATCGATGAAGGAGATATCGAGCGTGAGGTAGACGCCGATATGGAAGCCGGTCAACAGGACCAACCAGCACCGGTAGATCAGCGGAGCGAGCACGGTGAAGAGGAGAAGCCCCTCGGCGGCGATCGTGGCGTAGTCGAGAGCTTTCCAGAAAAGATCCACGTCGATCGGCAGCAACCACGCACCAAGCGGGCCCGGTTTGTCTCCCCAGGCGATGTCTCGCGCGATGTAGCCGCGTGTCGCCTGTCGCGATGGGTCGAGCCATCCGCCGAGCAGCTTGGGGAGCGCAGCGGAGAGCATTGCCCATCCGATGGTGATGCCGAAAAGAAGCACGGGCATTCCCCTCGCGGGGAGTGCGGAGAGCCCGCGTCGTTTGCGGATCAGGCTGTCGAGAGACCACCAACGGCCCCACCCGGCGAACGCCAGGAAGACGGGCACGATCTCGAAGAGGATGAAGTGATCGACCTTCGAGAAGGAATAGGACAAACCGGATGCGGTGATCATCGTCGCCGTGAGAAGGATCGACACCGGCACGGTCAGGATTCCGAGGACGAGAAGCACTGCCAGCACGAAGCGGATGACCGAGACAGCGACTAGCACCTCGATCGAGGGGACCGAGGAGATGAAGCTGAAGAGGCCCGCGCGCGGGTTCAGGAAGTCCTCGGGCACGGCCGCGATCCATAAGAGATCGACGGGGAAGAAGATGATCCACAACCCATAGGCGATCCGCAGCGCGGCGAGGAATCGACCATCGGGGCGGTAGGAGTCGACCGCTCGGTCGATGAGGCCTTCGGCCAGACGGATCACAGGGGCACCTGGGTCCATTCGCACGGCTGTTGATCGGAAACGCGTGCATCGTCGTTGTGGACGAGGGCCTCCTGCCAGCAGAAACGGATCTCGGTGGCATCGGTGCGTCCAGTCACGGCTTCGACTCGCTCGCGGAGCCACGAGTGGACCTGGGGCGACCACTGGTGTGCGCTGGTGGGACCGAACGCATAATCGAGAGTGGGGCGAGCGGTCGAGAACCTCATCGTCTCCATGACCGCGAGCGGATCG
This portion of the Microbacterium testaceum StLB037 genome encodes:
- a CDS encoding phytoene desaturase family protein, producing MRVSVVGSGPNGLAAAVIMARAGHDVTVFESADKAGGGLRTDAFDGAEGTFDVASAVHPMALASTFFRSFELHRRIEFHLPDISFAHALVGRSAVAYRDLDRTADELGRTGEGWRMAMRPLVRHIDGVRALSGLEITPSLATAFAALSLATATVGFSTLRGEARALAAGAVAHGAAPFGSLAARFVGAVLAAEAHATGWPIPVGGAHAIASALVDDLVAHGGRVVVGHRVTDIRDVWQPGDAAFFDTGPRGFADIAASTISNRYRAALGRYRYGNGASKVDFVLSGPIPWSDTRLREAGTVHLGGPEREVSRAEKAARRGHLSAKPYVLLSQPTRLDRTRLPAGSDNEIVWTYAHVPNGSAFDAAEVITSRIENFAPGFRDLIVHRESRPATFFAGLNTNFVGGDVLGGRVDAAQLLTRPTSTGLPWRTPLPGVYLCSAAAPPGAGVHGMAGWHAARLALKSVGQALPNLSLT
- a CDS encoding HTTM domain-containing protein, which codes for MIRLAEGLIDRAVDSYRPDGRFLAALRIAYGLWIIFFPVDLLWIAAVPEDFLNPRAGLFSFISSVPSIEVLVAVSVIRFVLAVLLVLGILTVPVSILLTATMITASGLSYSFSKVDHFILFEIVPVFLAFAGWGRWWSLDSLIRKRRGLSALPARGMPVLLFGITIGWAMLSAALPKLLGGWLDPSRQATRGYIARDIAWGDKPGPLGAWLLPIDVDLFWKALDYATIAAEGLLLFTVLAPLIYRCWLVLLTGFHIGVYLTLDISFIDYSLVYAVFFSPVVVWIFRRLRPTAPPGAWSPQLDGTNA